One Brassica oleracea var. oleracea cultivar TO1000 chromosome C7, BOL, whole genome shotgun sequence genomic window carries:
- the LOC106302816 gene encoding uncharacterized protein LOC106302816, translating into MAEFCVRVRRMVLKDSIEEMFPIWPGEDDDPQLVRLITDIHSGRFVKGLWEVQGNAKEKGNEKKRMKGGVSSEAEPPTKKQKKVKTQNESEATAAGKGSSEKEGSKDLELENKVTLTTIVSTLDNISKKFEQFDSQLEAYELNRNKPLMDQKTIDDRVNALLEERLKDLGIGKIPENHDNPSPPLSDNSLSMASPVVRTHQKSVNSPALVAATPGKEFGPKKNLAKELEKESGVKRTLDEEFGSVDKATDMRPLDFVVVSPAKATKDDKATKDDKAAKDPAYGRGCRRKRIVKGEDADEKKKATQADAAFKRKEKAETKKKATEDKKKEAEAKKKEAESKKKVQPDVEDSSLADITEEVVAEQNEFAPESDVENSEVVRSAIIKDYREKNVRLTPKGLSMAAVSSSLVFPNVGHDGTTCMRKNHVVAYMNVLIKRSMREPTPLWSKRIAFVDVWWQSFSIHDYAQFKMKPTMFMFKGNGYEDMINGRIPDHCRTNLKWYEDVDHLYGCLQTSGNHWVAYHVDLKKEKFDC; encoded by the exons ATGGCTGAGTTTTGT GTGCGTGTGAGGAGAATGGTTTTGAAGGACTCAATTGAAGAGATGTTTCCTATTTGGCCGGGTGAAGATGACGACCCACAACTCGTTAGGTTGATAACAGACATACATTCAGGTAGATTTGTGAAAGGTTTGTGGGAAGTGCAGGGGAATGCAAAGGAGAAGGGGAATGAGAAAAAGAGAATGAAGGGTGGAGTTTCATCAGAAGCTGAGCCACCCACTAAGAAGCAGAAGAAAGTTAAGACACAGAATGAGTCTGAAGCTACTGCAGCGGGAAAGGGTTCTAGCGAGAAGGAAGGTAGCAAAGATTTGGAGTTGGAGAACAAAGTGACTCTAACGACCATTGTGAGTACTTTGGATAATATTTCCAAGAAATTTGAGCAGTTTGACTCACAGTTGGAAGCTTACGAGTTAAACCGGAACAAACCATTGATGGACCAAAAGACCATTGATGACAGGGTGAATGCTTTACTGGAGGAGCGTCTGAAAGATCTGGGGATTGGGAAAATTCCCGAAAACCATGATAACCCCTCTCCACCATTATCAGATAACTCTTTATCGATGGCATCACCGGTGGTTCGAACGCATCAGAAGTCTGTCAATAGTCCAGCGTTAGTGGCTGCGACTCCTGGTAAGGAGTTTGGACCGAAAAAGAATTTGGCCAAGGAGCTTGAAAAAGAATCAGGGGTGAAAAGGACTTTGGATGAGGAGTTTGGTAGTGTCGATAAAGCTACTGATATGCGGCCTCTTGATTTCGTAGTAGTTTCTCCTGCAAAGGCTACTAAGGATGATAAGGCTACTAAGGATGATAAGGCTGCTAAGGATCCAGCCTATGGACGCGGCTGCAGGCGCAAGCGTATTGTTAAGGGTGAGGATGCCGATGAGAAGAAAAAAGCAACGCAAGCAGATGCTGCGTTTAAGAGGAAGGAGAAGGCTGAGACTAAGAAAAAAGCTACTGAGGATAAGAAAAAAGAGGCTGAAGCTAAGAAAAAAGAGGCTGAATCTAAGAAAAAA GTACAACCTGATGTAGAGGACAGTTCATTGGCTGATATAACTGAAGAAGTTGTTGCAGAACAGAACGAATTCGCGCCGGAGTCTGATGTCGAGAATTCTGAAGTGGTTAGATCTGCCATAATTAAGGACTACCGGGAGAAAAATGTTCGGTTAACTCCAAAAGGGTTGTCAATGGCGGCAGTTTCTTCATCATTAGTTTTTCCGAACGTAGGACATGATGGAACGACGTGCATGAGGAAGAAT CATGTCGTGGCGTATATGAACGTCCTCATTAAAAGGTCCATGCGAGAGCCCACTCCATTATGGTCCAAGCGGATTGCCTTCGTTGACGTTTGGTGGCAAAGTTTTTCGATTCACGATTACGCTCAGTTCAAGATGAAACCCACAATGTTCATGTTCAAGGGCAATGGTTATGAAGATATGATAAATGGTAGGATTCCCGATCATTGTCGAACAAACTTGAAGTGGTATGAAGATGTGGATCACTTGTACGGATGTCTTCAAACCAGCGGAAATCACTGGGTTGCGTATCACGTGGATCTGAAGAAGGAGAAGTTTGATTGCTAA